The following proteins are encoded in a genomic region of Lachnospiraceae bacterium KM106-2:
- a CDS encoding electron transport complex protein RnfC encodes MEDYPIINKKAAKQIIGSKTIRKEAKRRYHKGSRKVLKNYLGKLIALETEELFGEETDQVMSCREPSTLTGSELLCLIKESGLTGMSGNGYPVHKKLEAFIKTKSKNRILIVNGVECEPGLLHDEWILKNRWSKIRTGIAYMQQVLAFDKIILASKTEKEYHTDPVIYEQVPARYPMGEEHFLIKQILGVSLEKGEYPVDKGILVMNLQTVYQICKIINGCYDGGRFVTLASIQQGKGRVAYVKSTDSIERILNKAMGIPKATEVYAGGGIMNAHKLQKEEQFEAKIMFAAYAKKPEITAENPCKHCGKCVRKCPQGIDVRKIVSIRQKDSNADISIYQPEQCIHCGTCTYFCRASINIGELIS; translated from the coding sequence ATGGAGGATTATCCAATCATAAATAAAAAGGCAGCAAAGCAGATCATCGGCAGTAAAACAATTAGAAAGGAGGCAAAGCGCAGATATCATAAAGGTTCCAGAAAGGTATTGAAAAATTATCTGGGAAAATTGATTGCGTTAGAGACAGAAGAACTATTTGGCGAAGAGACAGATCAAGTTATGTCTTGTCGAGAGCCTTCCACGTTGACAGGATCAGAGCTATTATGCCTTATAAAAGAGTCAGGATTGACTGGAATGAGTGGGAATGGCTACCCCGTACATAAGAAGTTAGAAGCATTTATAAAGACAAAATCAAAAAATAGAATTTTAATCGTGAATGGTGTTGAGTGTGAGCCAGGGCTTTTGCATGATGAGTGGATCTTAAAAAACAGGTGGAGTAAGATTCGAACAGGAATCGCTTATATGCAGCAGGTTCTAGCATTTGATAAGATCATTTTAGCATCAAAGACAGAAAAAGAATATCATACAGATCCTGTTATTTATGAGCAGGTACCAGCAAGATATCCGATGGGGGAAGAGCATTTTCTGATCAAACAGATACTGGGTGTTTCATTAGAAAAGGGAGAATACCCGGTGGATAAGGGGATTCTCGTAATGAATCTGCAGACCGTTTATCAAATCTGTAAGATCATAAATGGATGTTATGATGGAGGACGATTTGTAACACTTGCAAGCATACAGCAGGGAAAAGGAAGAGTCGCGTATGTGAAGAGCACAGATTCCATTGAGAGGATACTAAATAAGGCAATGGGGATACCAAAGGCTACAGAAGTTTATGCAGGAGGTGGAATCATGAATGCTCATAAACTACAAAAGGAAGAGCAATTCGAGGCGAAAATCATGTTTGCGGCTTATGCGAAAAAGCCAGAGATTACAGCGGAAAATCCATGTAAACATTGCGGTAAATGCGTAAGAAAGTGTCCCCAAGGAATCGATGTTCGCAAAATTGTATCGATAAGACAAAAGGATTCCAACGCGGATATCTCAATTTACCAGCCAGAACAATGTATCCATTGCGGCACATGTACATATTTTTGCAGAGCATCGATCAATATTGGAGAACTGATATCATAA